One region of Olleya sp. Hel_I_94 genomic DNA includes:
- a CDS encoding short chain dehydrogenase, with protein MKILIIGGNGTIGKTVVAHFKENNQIIIAGRSNSDVTVDISDSKSIKAMFEQIGKLDAIICIAGEAKWDDFNNLTEDDYYIGLKSKLMGQVNLVRIGQQYLNPKGSITLSTGILADDPVVKTTSAAMVNGGIHSFVQAVALEIENGIRVNVVSSGMVEDAYKKYKDYFPGHNPIPMHKVINGYVRSVNGKGNGEIIRIYN; from the coding sequence ATGAAAATTTTAATAATAGGAGGAAACGGTACAATAGGAAAAACTGTTGTTGCGCATTTTAAAGAAAACAACCAAATAATAATCGCTGGACGTAGCAATAGCGATGTAACTGTTGATATTTCAGATAGCAAGTCAATAAAAGCTATGTTTGAACAAATTGGAAAATTAGATGCTATTATTTGTATTGCAGGAGAGGCAAAATGGGACGATTTTAATAATCTTACTGAAGACGATTATTATATTGGATTAAAAAGTAAATTAATGGGACAAGTTAATCTGGTGCGTATTGGACAACAGTATTTAAACCCTAAAGGATCAATAACTTTATCCACTGGTATTTTAGCAGACGATCCTGTTGTTAAGACAACAAGTGCTGCTATGGTAAATGGTGGTATTCATAGTTTTGTACAAGCAGTAGCTCTAGAAATTGAAAACGGAATTAGAGTAAATGTCGTTTCTTCAGGAATGGTAGAAGATGCTTATAAAAAATACAAAGACTATTTTCCTGGACACAATCCAATCCCTATGCATAAAGTTATAAATGGCTATGTTAGAAGCGTAAATGGAAAGGGAAATGGCGAAATAATTAGAATTTACAACTAA